GTGGCTTGATTTGGGTATTTGATTAAATGGaagttattttataataatataataacaatattttcGAGTCCAAAGTTTACATAAATAGAACCTCAATAACTCcaaatcaacatatatataatatttagatATACAGGTTACCCTATGAGATCAAATCCTTGCTCAAGTAAACTCTGGGCCAATTTCTCATTCGCAGCTTGAGTGGGATGGAACCCATCCCAGAAAACATACTCTGTGGCATTTGAGCATGTCCCCACAGACCTCACATTACATAGAAATGATGTTTCCAGCACACCTGTCCCACAGCAGGCCTTTCTTGATTCAAAAAATCCTGCAAAAAGTAGAACTATAAATTAGCGTTATTAGGAAATGTttgaatggaaaaaaaatacccaaaaatgtaaattttaggATCTTTAGGATCTTGTAAATTCACCATTGTCAGTCGGGTGAACGATCATATCCAGCAGAGGATTGTAGATGTCAaaaacaacaatcttcaatCCAGGAAGCCTATTCCTCAAAATCTGAGATGTGGTATTTAGTTTACCGTTAAATGCCACGGCATCTCGGTTAAGCCTCGCCACACACTCGTTTCTTCCAAATCCAAACAAAGTAATTGCTGCAGGCAAGCATCCTGTAGGTGGTAGAGATGTAACTCCTATTCTTCTAGCACCAAGATTGTATAAATTCTGCCCATAACGAGTCAATATTTTTCGTGTTAATTCATGCACAGATGACCGGTTGTCGAAAAGTTGTTCTATGAGTGAGTTTAAACCTGGATGAAGTTAGAGTATGATTCTATGAGTGAGTTTGAGAAGCGATCCGTAGAGAAGAGTGTGTTGAGAATTGGGTTGATGTAATAATTCTGAATGAAATCACTCGTCCCTGCGCTTATGAGATGAATTGCTCCAGAAAATATATCATCGGCTTTAGCCCTTCCTACTAAGTCCACCACTCGGCCCTGCCACTCCGTGTAATATGCTAGCTGCTGCCTTAACGTCAAGGCCCGCTGCATGCACATGTACAATTATGTAAAACTGTTATATCGGTTAACAAAACTAGCAATAACGAATTCAGAACATATCAATTTTGTAATAGTTTCTGATATTCTTTTACACAAGTTAATCTTTAATTTACAAGTGATGGAACACTTACATATAAGCGTGCAGTACTCTCGTAGTAACCCGAAGCAGCTGAGGCGAAGTTGACACCATTGAGAATATTGTTCCCCCTTCTAGCTCCTTCACTAAGGTAAGCCGGTGGATATGAACTGAACCCAAGATACTCCGCTGTGTGTTTTTTGCGTGTGTGAGCTTACATGTATATGGTGAAAACTTGCATTAGAACAAGGGACTGATCAGCAAATTACCAGTAAAGTCCGTGGCGAGTTTTCCGTTGCTGAACCTTCCTGTAGGTCTGTGTGAAACAAAATCTCTTCCATAAGGAGGGAAGTTGGCCTTGATCAAGGTTAGCATATTGTTGTTGTTCCCCACATCAACCACAGAATCCCCAAAGATTAAGAGTGCCGGAACCAGAGGATCCCCATTAGCAACCGATAACAGCACAACAACAAGTGCACCTATCATGTATGTCACGAACCCCATTTGTTTCAagatttctttaaatttatgttactttgtggctTAGGGGGAAGAATACATGGAGGGCTTGTTGATGCAAATCACCACACTGTGTATTTTATATTgcttttcatatatatatagaggGAGAGAGAGAGAAAATATGAGTATTTGTTGAATTGTTTCTGTATGTATGGTATTCATTTATAAATCAAGTATATATGTTGGCGTGAGCTGCATGCACTTCAGTTTGCATAGGACTTTTTGGTTTTGTATATCTGCCATGATTGTGTATATCTCAGCTAGCAATCATGGGTTCATTCATGCCTTCTGACCAATTAACCAAAAACATTTCTTGtatatatattcacattttCTACGCAAAAAGAAATACCGGAGAAAGTAAAAAAGAAACCAGTTTACAGAATCCATGTCTGAATTACCAAAATATGAATGAAGCAACGGGTGTGTATTTCATGTTTGGTGTCTGAATTAACCCAATGATGGGCGCATGTTTCATGTTTGACTCCTTTTGGATGAAGCAATGGGTGTGTGTTGCAATAAAGtgacttcaatttttttattattgagatGCACATTACTTGTTTTGAACATGAAAAGGAGGAATTATTGGTTCCATTTTTTACTATTTTGGGGGGATTTAATTCTGCATGGGACAAAAGATTTGGTTAAGACGTTGGAGGGTAAACACAGTTTTAGAAACACAAGGGAATTTGGCGTGCTCAAACACGCttctttttgtaatatttgttaCTTTTATTGGAGTATTTTGCACGCTTTATGCGAAGGAAAACGGgtattttttttagcattttacaATGTATGATTGTGCGTTGTgttacataataataataaagtattTTTTAGAATTAATGAACTGATTATATTAGCAAGCTAAGTACGaaaattgaaagaaataaaaaactTTTTTACGACATGGATATTTGAAGTTGGTTCTATTGACATTAAGTCTGAATCTCCTCACGCAAAATTTCATGTTCCAATTATGTGAATAGAGAGAGATGCAAAGGACTTATCTAATTATAGGTTCGATCCAATTCATGTATTCCATATATGAGTGTTCAGAAACTACGGTAAAGTgtaaatcaaatcaaactaaACTGCgtgatttaaattaattttcagtCAATCACAATCTgaattgattttaaatcaatcaaactgaaaaaattagtttggttcaagttttggatttaaaaaaaaaaaccggaATCAAACTGATCAAAATCAATTAAGTTAATAGtgtaataaattttgttaatcTGATATGCTTTTTCtatgataaaaaataatttatttgattttttaatttatattatattattagtgACTTCAGttatattgaaaatttatttatggcATAATTTAGTTCAAAAATGTATAATCATAAACCTAAAAGCAGTTTATTTATTGCAAAATTCTATAACATGCTtaagtattttaatttataatagtTTGCTTATACTAATTTTAATTCATaatcagaaaaaatattaactcaATTTCTGTAAATtgtcaatttttatttataatattttgcttATACTAATTTTAATTCATAATCAGTAAAAATATTAACTCAATTTCTGTAAATTGTCAATTTTTCCAAATTACAATACCTCGTACACTATAGAACTCAAAAGTTAAAATTAATCATCCAAGTTAGATCAAATCTAAATTCATGATTTGGTTTGATTATTGTTAGTTGTCctacatcggttggataaaatacctgggagttgtatatattggtttggacaatcctcccctcttGAGCTAACTTTTG
The sequence above is drawn from the Primulina huaijiensis isolate GDHJ02 unplaced genomic scaffold, ASM1229523v2 scaffold40641, whole genome shotgun sequence genome and encodes:
- the LOC140969308 gene encoding GDSL esterase/lipase At5g03810-like isoform X2, producing the protein MGFVTYMIGALVVVLLSVANGDPLVPALLIFGDSVVDVGNNNNMLTLIKANFPPYGRDFVSHRPTGRFSNGKLATDFTAEYLGFSSYPPAYLSEGARRGNNILNGVNFASAASGYYESTARLYRALTLRQQLAYYTEWQGRVVDLVGRAKADDIFSGAIHLISAGTSDFIQNYYINPILNTLFSTDRFSNSLIESYSNFIQNLYNLGARRIGVTSLPPTGCLPAAITLFGFGRNECVARLNRDAVAFNGFFESRKACCGTGVLETSFLCNVRSVGTCSNATEYVFWDGFHPTQAANEKLAQSLLEQGFDLIG
- the LOC140969308 gene encoding GDSL esterase/lipase At5g03810-like isoform X1 yields the protein MGFVTYMIGALVVVLLSVANGDPLVPALLIFGDSVVDVGNNNNMLTLIKANFPPYGRDFVSHRPTGRFSNGKLATDFTAEYLGFSSYPPAYLSEGARRGNNILNGVNFASAASGYYESTARLYRALTLRQQLAYYTEWQGRVVDLVGRAKADDIFSGAIHLISAGTSDFIQNYYINPILNTLFSTDRFSNSLIESYSNFIQNLYNLGARRIGVTSLPPTGCLPAAITLFGFGRNECVARLNRDAVAFNGKLNTTSQILRNRLPGLKIVVFDIYNPLLDMIVHPTDNGFFESRKACCGTGVLETSFLCNVRSVGTCSNATEYVFWDGFHPTQAANEKLAQSLLEQGFDLIG